The following proteins are encoded in a genomic region of Serinus canaria isolate serCan28SL12 chromosome 13, serCan2020, whole genome shotgun sequence:
- the LOC103817388 gene encoding cytochrome b-c1 complex subunit 8 has protein sequence MGKHFGNLARVRHVISYSLSPFEQQAFPNILSHGVPNVGRRFASQVLKVVPPLALGYLIYSWGTQEFERLKRKNPADYEHDQ, from the exons ATGGGGAAGCACTTCGGGAACCTGGCGCGGGTGCGCCATGTCATCTCCTACAGCCTGTCGCCCTTCGAGCAGCAAGCCTTCCCCAATATCCTGTCCCACGGTGTCCCCAACGTGGGCCGCCGCTTCGCCTCCCAGGTGTTGAAGGTGGTGCCCC ccctggccctcgGTTACCTCATTTATTCCTGGGGGACGCAGGAGTTCGAGCGGCTCAAGAGGAAGAACCCGGCTGACTACGAGCACGACCAGTGA